One genomic window of Cellulophaga sp. Hel_I_12 includes the following:
- a CDS encoding low molecular weight protein-tyrosine-phosphatase, translated as MKTRILMVCLGNICRSPLAEGILHSKLNSKDFYIDSAGTGGYHIGSAPDSRSVAVANKYTIDISQQRCRKFTPQDFEDFDIIYVMDYSNYQNVVKLADNQAQKNKVKLLLSETSLKEKEVPDPYYDDNGFEYVFELIDNACNVIAQKLTVADHGK; from the coding sequence ATGAAAACTAGAATTCTAATGGTCTGCCTCGGTAATATCTGTAGGTCTCCATTAGCAGAGGGTATTTTGCATAGTAAACTCAACTCTAAAGATTTTTATATTGATTCTGCCGGAACTGGTGGCTACCATATTGGATCTGCTCCTGACTCAAGATCTGTAGCCGTTGCAAACAAATATACTATTGATATTTCACAACAACGCTGTAGAAAATTTACCCCTCAAGATTTTGAGGATTTTGATATTATTTATGTGATGGATTATAGTAACTATCAAAACGTGGTAAAATTAGCTGATAACCAAGCACAAAAAAATAAAGTAAAACTACTTTTATCAGAAACAAGCCTAAAAGAAAAAGAAGTTCCTGATCCCTATTATGACGATAATGGGTTTGAATATGTTTTTGAATTAATCGACAACGCGTGTAACGTGATTGCTCAGAAATTAACAGTCGCTGATCATGGAAAATAA
- a CDS encoding SAM-dependent methyltransferase, protein MENNSFGKLYLIPTTLGDNEPLEVLPISIKRTIENINFFIVENEKTARRFIKKISSKKSQSDLHLEALNKFTEPEMIPTFLQPCLDGKDVGVISEAGCPGIADPGADVVRIAHEKNIKVVPLVGPSSILLALMASGLNGQNFAFNGYLPIESGERRGALKRLEKLSRDSNQSQLFIETPYRNDKLFAELCKTLNPATKVCVACDLTLPTELIATKTVKEWSKETIDLHKRPTIFILQG, encoded by the coding sequence ATGGAAAATAACAGCTTTGGAAAACTCTATTTAATACCTACTACTTTAGGCGATAACGAACCTTTAGAAGTATTACCTATTTCTATAAAAAGAACGATTGAGAATATTAATTTTTTTATTGTAGAGAACGAAAAAACAGCGCGTAGGTTTATAAAAAAAATAAGTTCAAAAAAATCGCAATCTGATTTACATCTTGAAGCACTGAATAAATTTACAGAACCTGAAATGATTCCGACATTTTTACAACCTTGTTTAGACGGTAAAGATGTTGGCGTAATTTCTGAAGCTGGGTGTCCTGGTATTGCAGATCCAGGTGCAGATGTAGTTCGTATTGCGCATGAGAAAAATATAAAAGTAGTGCCTTTGGTGGGACCATCATCAATTTTACTAGCGCTTATGGCTAGTGGATTAAATGGACAAAATTTTGCTTTTAATGGCTATTTACCTATTGAATCTGGCGAAAGAAGAGGCGCATTAAAACGACTTGAAAAACTATCGAGAGACTCAAATCAATCTCAACTTTTTATTGAGACTCCGTATCGTAATGATAAACTCTTCGCTGAACTTTGCAAAACATTGAACCCGGCTACAAAAGTTTGTGTGGCTTGTGACCTTACATTACCCACCGAATTAATTGCTACTAAAACTGTTAAAGAATGGTCTAAAGAAACTATAGATCTTCATAAACGACCCACTATTTTTATTCTTCAAGGATAA
- the trmD gene encoding tRNA (guanosine(37)-N1)-methyltransferase TrmD: MRIDIITVLPELLKSPFEASILKRSIEKGIVAVHMHNLRDYTTLSYNQIDDYQFGGGAGMVMMIEPIDKCIAKLKSERTYDEIIYMTPDGETLNQKIANSMSLLNNIIILCGHYKGVDQRVRDAYITREISIGDYVLSGGELGAAVLCDSIIRLIPGVLSNETSALTDTFQDNLLAPPVYTRPADYKGMKVPEILLSGNFPKIEKWREDKAQERTEKLRPDLLK, encoded by the coding sequence ATGCGAATTGATATTATTACAGTGCTTCCCGAATTGCTCAAAAGTCCTTTCGAAGCTAGTATTCTAAAACGTTCCATAGAAAAAGGGATTGTGGCTGTTCATATGCACAATCTTAGGGACTATACCACATTAAGTTATAATCAAATAGATGACTATCAATTTGGTGGTGGTGCAGGAATGGTCATGATGATTGAGCCTATTGATAAGTGTATTGCTAAATTAAAATCGGAGCGAACATACGACGAAATTATTTATATGACTCCCGATGGCGAAACACTAAATCAAAAAATAGCCAATAGCATGTCGCTCTTAAATAATATTATTATTCTGTGCGGTCATTATAAAGGAGTAGATCAACGCGTGAGAGATGCCTACATCACCAGAGAAATATCTATTGGTGATTACGTATTATCCGGTGGTGAACTAGGAGCTGCTGTTTTATGTGATTCTATAATCAGGCTAATCCCAGGCGTTTTAAGTAATGAAACCTCTGCGTTGACAGATACTTTCCAAGACAATTTATTAGCACCACCAGTATATACCAGGCCCGCAGACTATAAAGGAATGAAAGTTCCTGAAATTTTATTAAGTGGTAATTTTCCAAAAATTGAAAAATGGCGCGAAGATAAAGCACAAGAACGCACAGAAAAATTAAGACCCGATTTATTGAAATAA
- a CDS encoding S1C family serine protease: MKKIASLLLVSVFAGAITLGAYKLFFEENSYVFTENESTPFTMASYTPTSARGAGINEVDFTSAAETTVNAVVHVKNVAVNSGPQSLMQFLYGYEPDKTPRIQGAGSGVIIDPNGYIVTNNHVIAGATELQVTLNNNITYKAELIGTDPNSDIALIKIDPEQKLPYLAFGDSDTTKIGEWVLAVGNPFNLTSTVTAGIVSAKARSLGGGNQSFIQTDAAVNPGNSGGALVNTNGDLIGINTAISSQTGSYVGYSFAVPSNIAKKIVDDIIEYGNVQKGILGIVTVNLNSPYAIEKGINTIDGVYVNDVSEDSGAYDAGLKTGDVIKKLDEITIHKYPDLTGYLSTKRPGDELQVIIERDGEQLVIPVTLKERQTIVLPIMDLEVKNLSEKDKKEFKTKKGVKIVGVSERYEGYGLGGKILLSVGDQEINDIKDAKVLFGKITKYRNTSITMMNSKGEKERIILQ; this comes from the coding sequence ATGAAGAAAATTGCAAGTTTATTACTGGTTTCTGTATTTGCAGGGGCAATTACTTTAGGAGCCTACAAATTATTTTTCGAAGAAAATTCTTATGTTTTTACTGAAAACGAAAGCACGCCTTTTACTATGGCGAGCTACACCCCTACTTCCGCTCGAGGAGCGGGTATAAATGAAGTAGATTTTACTTCGGCAGCCGAAACGACGGTTAATGCTGTTGTTCACGTAAAGAATGTAGCTGTGAATAGTGGTCCACAAAGCCTAATGCAGTTTTTATATGGCTATGAACCGGATAAAACACCTCGTATTCAAGGTGCTGGTTCTGGGGTTATCATAGACCCAAATGGGTATATTGTTACCAATAACCATGTTATCGCTGGCGCTACCGAATTACAAGTTACGCTGAATAACAATATCACCTATAAGGCTGAACTTATTGGTACGGATCCTAATTCTGATATTGCCTTAATTAAAATTGATCCTGAACAAAAATTACCCTATTTAGCTTTTGGAGATTCTGATACTACAAAAATTGGCGAATGGGTTCTAGCAGTTGGTAACCCGTTTAATCTTACCTCCACGGTAACCGCAGGTATTGTAAGTGCAAAAGCTAGATCTTTAGGAGGTGGTAATCAATCATTTATTCAAACCGATGCTGCCGTAAACCCAGGGAATAGTGGTGGTGCTTTAGTGAATACCAATGGCGATTTAATCGGAATTAATACGGCTATATCGTCACAAACAGGTTCTTATGTGGGGTATTCTTTTGCTGTACCTAGCAATATTGCAAAGAAAATAGTCGATGATATTATTGAATATGGGAATGTTCAAAAAGGGATTTTAGGAATTGTAACCGTAAATTTAAACAGTCCCTATGCCATTGAAAAAGGAATCAATACTATTGACGGAGTTTATGTAAATGATGTAAGCGAGGATTCAGGAGCTTATGACGCAGGTTTAAAAACTGGTGATGTCATCAAAAAATTAGATGAAATCACCATTCATAAATATCCTGACTTAACAGGCTACCTTTCTACGAAAAGACCTGGAGATGAGCTGCAAGTAATCATTGAAAGAGATGGCGAGCAACTTGTTATTCCCGTAACTTTAAAAGAAAGACAGACTATTGTTTTGCCTATCATGGATCTTGAAGTTAAAAATTTAAGCGAAAAAGACAAAAAAGAGTTTAAGACTAAAAAAGGAGTTAAAATTGTGGGTGTTTCTGAAAGATATGAAGGATATGGCTTAGGCGGTAAAATTTTACTTTCGGTGGGTGATCAGGAAATCAATGACATTAAAGATGCTAAAGTACTTTTTGGAAAAATAACAAAATACCGAAATACGAGCATAACCATGATGAACAGTAAAGGAGAAAAAGAACGCATTATTCTTCAATAG
- the dapF gene encoding diaminopimelate epimerase, with product MKLTFSKFQGTGNDFVMIDNRQSFFNKDDTKLISFLCDRNFGIGADGLILLENDPILDFKMVYFNADGNESSMCGNGGRCLVAFAKHLNMIESSAQFNAVDGPHTAIISGEHISLQMKDVVDIQLKPNVVFLDTGSPHHVQLVDNINSLEVKVEGAKLRYGMYGKKGSNINFVAQNSETNFFVRTYERGVEDETLSCGTGVTAVAIAMHKTNKTQAKKIQIKTLGGDLEISFDVFDGRYTNVFLTGPAAFVFKGEIDV from the coding sequence ATGAAACTTACTTTTTCCAAATTTCAGGGAACGGGCAATGATTTTGTCATGATTGATAATCGTCAATCTTTTTTCAACAAAGATGATACCAAATTAATTTCTTTTTTGTGTGACCGAAATTTTGGCATAGGTGCCGATGGTTTAATTCTGCTTGAAAATGACCCTATATTAGATTTTAAAATGGTCTATTTTAATGCTGATGGCAATGAAAGTAGTATGTGTGGTAATGGTGGGCGATGTTTAGTAGCTTTTGCAAAACATTTAAATATGATAGAAAGTTCGGCTCAGTTTAATGCTGTTGATGGCCCACATACCGCTATAATTTCAGGTGAACATATAAGTTTACAAATGAAAGATGTTGTTGATATTCAGCTAAAGCCCAATGTTGTATTTTTAGACACGGGGTCTCCACATCACGTGCAATTAGTGGATAATATAAATAGTTTAGAAGTCAAAGTAGAAGGTGCCAAACTTAGGTATGGGATGTACGGGAAAAAAGGAAGTAATATTAATTTTGTAGCGCAAAATAGCGAAACTAATTTTTTTGTACGTACCTATGAAAGGGGAGTAGAAGATGAAACTTTGTCATGTGGCACGGGTGTAACAGCAGTGGCGATTGCCATGCATAAAACAAACAAAACCCAAGCAAAAAAAATTCAAATTAAAACCCTAGGCGGCGACCTCGAAATCAGCTTTGATGTTTTTGATGGAAGGTATACCAATGTATTTTTAACTGGACCTGCCGCGTTCGTTTTTAAAGGAGAAATAGATGTATAG
- the mltG gene encoding endolytic transglycosylase MltG: MYIKKIILAFAVIGLFVGGYYVYKVYNAFFIPNTSFNNTEAFVYIPSNTNFETVKTLLEPLLKDVSSFEAAAKRKGYTSNLKAGKFAIKRGMNNNELVNTLRSRNIPITLAFNNQETLEDLAGRVASQIEADSVSLVKAFNDEDFLKENGFDEQTKLAMYIPNSYEFFWNTTAAEFRDKMLKEYQRFWNDTRVSKANSLGLTPIEVTTLASVVHKETAKVDERPRVAGVYLNRLRDGMLLQADPTVIYALKLETGDFNQIIKRVLYKDLVLDSPYNTYKYGGLPPGPIAMPDITAIDAVLSPEKHDYFYFVANVENFGYHKFAKTLAQHNRNKEQYVRWINLQNIKR; encoded by the coding sequence ATGTATATAAAAAAAATAATTCTTGCTTTCGCGGTTATCGGTTTATTTGTTGGTGGATACTATGTATATAAGGTGTACAATGCCTTTTTTATTCCCAATACGAGCTTTAACAACACTGAAGCTTTTGTTTATATTCCATCAAATACCAACTTTGAAACCGTTAAAACGCTCCTTGAGCCGCTTTTAAAAGATGTCAGTTCTTTTGAAGCAGCTGCGAAAAGAAAAGGCTACACCTCAAATTTAAAAGCTGGTAAATTCGCTATAAAAAGGGGAATGAACAATAACGAGCTCGTGAACACACTAAGGAGTAGAAATATTCCCATAACATTAGCTTTTAATAACCAAGAAACTCTTGAAGACTTAGCAGGGAGGGTGGCATCGCAAATTGAAGCGGATAGTGTTTCGTTGGTCAAGGCATTTAATGATGAAGATTTTTTAAAAGAAAATGGTTTCGATGAGCAAACAAAATTGGCCATGTATATTCCCAATAGTTATGAGTTTTTTTGGAATACAACAGCAGCGGAGTTTCGTGATAAAATGTTGAAAGAATATCAGAGATTTTGGAATGACACCCGTGTTTCAAAAGCAAATTCACTAGGATTAACACCAATAGAAGTGACTACACTTGCTTCAGTAGTGCATAAAGAAACGGCTAAGGTGGATGAACGTCCAAGAGTGGCCGGTGTGTATTTAAACAGGCTAAGGGATGGGATGTTATTACAAGCAGACCCAACAGTGATTTATGCCTTAAAACTTGAAACAGGAGATTTTAATCAAATTATTAAAAGGGTTTTATACAAAGACCTTGTCCTTGATTCTCCGTATAACACTTACAAATATGGTGGTTTGCCTCCAGGGCCTATTGCTATGCCTGATATTACAGCGATTGACGCTGTTTTGAGTCCAGAAAAGCATGATTATTTTTATTTTGTTGCCAATGTTGAGAACTTTGGATATCATAAATTTGCCAAAACTCTGGCACAACATAACCGAAATAAAGAGCAATACGTCCGATGGATAAATCTTCAAAACATAAAAAGATAG
- a CDS encoding glyceraldehyde-3-phosphate dehydrogenase — translation MDKIKSYEKELAFQADRRKATTEFIKIISDLWYDKAIEVVLFKNQVIDKNVSDIINLHQYAGEFVQKPISIFDSVEILRTINDMVLPPAKLDIGKLTYEYHADNESENNVKAFVFNKLKGADVAEEIKPKDVVLYGFGRIGRLVARELMSRTGKGNQMRLRAIVVRGELNQENLEKRASLLRIDSIHGQFNGTVDIDAKNNALIINGTTVHIINASKPEDIDYTKYGIFNALIIDNTGAFRDKEALSRHLNAKGVAKVLLTAPGDGIPNIVHGVNHTEFNPSDYKIFSAASCTTNAITPILKVIEDSLGIKKGHIETIHAFTNDQNLVDNMHPKYRRGRAATLNMVITETGAGKAVTKALPALKGKLTSNAIRVPVPNGSLAILSLEVNAKTSVEGINTIMKKYALQGDLVEQIKYSLNHELVSSDIVGTTAPSIYDSKATLVADGGKNIVLYIWYDNEYGYSHQVIRLAKYISKVRRFTYY, via the coding sequence ATGGATAAAATTAAATCATACGAAAAAGAATTAGCTTTTCAAGCAGATCGAAGAAAAGCTACTACAGAGTTTATTAAAATCATAAGTGATTTGTGGTATGATAAAGCTATCGAAGTAGTCCTATTTAAAAATCAGGTTATCGACAAAAATGTAAGTGACATCATAAACTTACACCAATATGCAGGTGAATTTGTTCAAAAGCCAATTTCTATTTTTGATTCTGTTGAAATTCTTAGAACTATCAATGATATGGTACTTCCGCCAGCAAAACTAGATATCGGAAAATTAACCTATGAATACCATGCTGATAATGAAAGTGAAAATAATGTAAAAGCCTTTGTCTTTAATAAACTTAAAGGAGCTGACGTTGCTGAAGAAATTAAACCTAAAGATGTTGTGCTTTATGGTTTTGGAAGAATTGGACGACTTGTAGCTCGTGAATTGATGTCTAGAACCGGGAAAGGAAACCAAATGAGACTCAGAGCGATTGTGGTTCGAGGCGAATTAAATCAGGAGAACTTAGAAAAAAGAGCCAGTTTATTACGAATAGACTCTATTCATGGTCAATTTAATGGCACGGTTGATATAGATGCCAAGAATAATGCTTTAATTATTAACGGAACAACAGTACATATTATTAACGCATCTAAACCTGAAGATATAGATTACACCAAATACGGCATATTTAATGCACTTATCATAGATAATACGGGTGCTTTTAGAGATAAAGAAGCCCTTTCAAGACATTTAAATGCCAAAGGCGTTGCTAAGGTATTGTTAACTGCACCAGGCGATGGCATCCCTAATATAGTACATGGCGTAAACCATACAGAGTTTAATCCTAGCGATTACAAAATTTTCTCTGCCGCTTCCTGTACAACCAATGCCATTACCCCTATCTTAAAGGTAATAGAAGATTCCCTAGGCATCAAAAAAGGCCATATCGAAACCATTCATGCATTTACCAATGACCAAAATTTGGTAGATAACATGCATCCTAAATACAGAAGAGGACGAGCAGCCACTTTAAATATGGTCATAACAGAAACTGGAGCAGGAAAAGCTGTTACCAAAGCATTACCTGCCTTGAAAGGAAAGCTTACTTCAAATGCTATTCGAGTTCCTGTGCCAAATGGCTCTTTAGCTATTCTCAGCCTTGAAGTAAATGCTAAAACCTCGGTGGAAGGCATAAATACCATCATGAAAAAGTACGCCCTACAAGGCGATTTGGTAGAACAAATAAAATATTCATTAAACCACGAATTGGTATCTTCAGACATCGTAGGTACAACGGCACCATCAATTTACGACAGTAAAGCTACCTTAGTTGCAGACGGCGGGAAAAATATTGTTTTGTATATATGGTACGATAATGAATACGGATATTCACATCAAGTAATTCGTTTAGCGAAGTACATTTCTAAAGTACGAAGGTTTACTTATTATTAA
- a CDS encoding GNAT family N-acetyltransferase: MYSLKGKHIYLRALEPSDLDFLYELENNTEIWEVSGTVTPYSKQILQLYLDNAHRDIYDVKQLRLCVCGITDHRVLGLVDLYDFDPKNKRAGIGIVILEKENRNLGYGSETLDLLCGYARVTLEMHQLYCSILEDNQTSIRLFEKSGFLKIGLKKDWILSNGNFKNEILYQKIF, translated from the coding sequence ATGTATAGTCTAAAAGGTAAACATATTTATTTAAGAGCGCTAGAGCCAAGCGATTTAGATTTTTTGTATGAGTTAGAAAACAATACGGAGATCTGGGAAGTTAGCGGTACAGTGACACCCTACTCCAAACAAATTCTTCAATTGTATTTGGATAATGCACATCGCGATATTTATGATGTAAAACAACTTCGGTTATGTGTTTGTGGTATTACAGATCACCGCGTTTTAGGACTTGTTGATTTGTATGATTTTGATCCAAAAAACAAAAGAGCAGGAATTGGAATTGTTATTTTAGAAAAGGAAAATAGAAATTTAGGCTATGGATCTGAAACCCTTGACTTATTATGTGGCTACGCACGTGTAACCCTTGAAATGCATCAATTGTATTGCAGTATTTTAGAGGATAACCAAACGAGTATTCGCTTATTTGAAAAATCAGGTTTCTTAAAAATAGGCCTTAAGAAAGATTGGATTCTTTCCAATGGAAATTTTAAAAATGAAATCTTATATCAAAAAATATTTTAA
- the dnaA gene encoding chromosomal replication initiator protein DnaA — protein MSVTATSVWNNCLAFIKDNIQPQAFKTWFEPIKPVKLSDNALSIQVPSKFFYEWLEEHYVKLLKVSLTKELGESAKLVYIIKMENTYGNREPFTEKIPSSNRSTVPAQELDVAIKSKNPELKNPFVIPGIRNIKIESQLNPNYNFENFLEGDSNRLARSAGMAVANKPGGTSFNPLLIFGGVGLGKTHLAHAIGVEIKDKYPERTVLYISAEKFTQQYIESVKKNTRNDFIHFYQLIDVLIIDDVQFLSGKSGTQDVFFHIFNHLHQNGKQVILTSDKAPVDMQDIEQRLLSRFKWGLSAELQNPDYETRISILKNKLYRDGVEMPDDIIEYVAKHIKTNIRELEGAIISLIAQSSFNKKEVTLDLAQQVVEKFVKNTKREVSIDYIQKVVSDYFEMDVATLQSKTRKRHIVQARQLAMFFAKKFTKASLASIGSQIGKRDHATVLHACKTVDNLAETDKQFRKYIDDLTKKFS, from the coding sequence ATGAGTGTTACTGCAACATCCGTATGGAATAATTGTTTAGCTTTCATCAAGGATAACATCCAACCGCAGGCATTCAAAACTTGGTTTGAACCCATTAAACCAGTTAAACTATCGGACAACGCTTTAAGTATTCAAGTTCCTAGTAAATTTTTCTACGAATGGCTAGAAGAGCATTATGTAAAACTTTTAAAAGTTTCTTTAACAAAAGAATTAGGAGAAAGTGCTAAATTGGTGTATATTATAAAAATGGAAAACACCTATGGTAACCGAGAACCTTTTACCGAAAAAATACCAAGCTCAAATAGAAGTACTGTACCTGCGCAAGAATTAGATGTCGCTATTAAATCTAAAAATCCTGAATTAAAAAATCCATTTGTAATTCCAGGTATTCGCAATATAAAAATAGAATCACAATTAAATCCGAATTACAATTTTGAGAACTTTTTAGAAGGAGACTCTAATAGACTAGCACGATCAGCAGGGATGGCCGTTGCTAATAAACCTGGAGGAACTTCGTTTAACCCCCTCTTGATTTTTGGTGGTGTAGGCTTAGGGAAAACACACTTAGCACATGCCATAGGGGTCGAAATAAAAGACAAGTACCCAGAGCGTACGGTGCTTTATATTTCTGCCGAAAAATTTACACAACAATATATCGAGTCTGTAAAGAAAAATACTAGAAATGATTTTATTCATTTTTATCAATTAATTGATGTTTTAATTATTGATGATGTTCAATTTCTTTCAGGAAAATCAGGTACTCAAGACGTTTTCTTTCATATTTTTAATCACTTGCACCAGAATGGAAAACAAGTTATTTTAACATCTGACAAAGCTCCTGTGGACATGCAAGATATTGAACAACGCTTGTTATCAAGGTTCAAATGGGGTTTATCTGCGGAATTGCAAAATCCTGATTACGAAACAAGAATATCTATTTTAAAGAATAAATTATATCGTGATGGTGTTGAAATGCCCGATGATATTATAGAATATGTGGCCAAGCATATAAAAACAAACATTAGAGAGCTAGAAGGAGCTATCATCTCTTTAATTGCCCAATCATCATTCAATAAAAAGGAAGTTACTTTAGACCTTGCGCAACAGGTGGTTGAGAAGTTTGTTAAAAATACCAAACGAGAAGTTTCAATCGATTATATCCAAAAAGTAGTTTCTGATTACTTCGAAATGGATGTAGCCACACTTCAGTCTAAAACAAGAAAACGCCATATTGTACAAGCAAGACAATTAGCCATGTTTTTTGCAAAGAAATTTACAAAGGCATCTTTGGCTAGTATTGGCTCTCAGATCGGCAAAAGAGATCACGCAACCGTGCTACATGCTTGTAAAACCGTGGATAATTTAGCAGAAACTGATAAACAGTTCCGTAAATATATAGACGATTTAACTAAGAAATTTTCTTAA
- the rplS gene encoding 50S ribosomal protein L19, translating to MEALLKFVEDEFVTKKEFPNFSAGDTITVYYEIKEGEKTRTQFFRGVVIQRRGSGSSETFTIRKMSGTIGVERIFPINMPALQKVEVNKKGKVRRARIFYFRGLTGKKARIKEVRS from the coding sequence ATGGAAGCATTATTAAAATTTGTTGAAGACGAATTTGTAACTAAAAAAGAATTTCCAAATTTCTCAGCAGGTGATACTATTACCGTTTATTACGAAATTAAGGAAGGTGAAAAAACACGTACTCAGTTTTTTAGAGGTGTTGTGATTCAAAGAAGAGGTTCTGGTTCTTCAGAAACTTTCACGATCAGAAAAATGTCAGGAACTATTGGTGTAGAACGTATTTTTCCAATAAACATGCCTGCTTTACAGAAAGTTGAAGTAAATAAAAAAGGTAAAGTGAGAAGAGCTCGTATTTTTTACTTTAGAGGCCTTACAGGTAAAAAAGCAAGAATTAAAGAGGTTCGCTCTTAA